A genomic region of Notamacropus eugenii isolate mMacEug1 chromosome 3, mMacEug1.pri_v2, whole genome shotgun sequence contains the following coding sequences:
- the TMEM229A gene encoding transmembrane protein 229A — translation MQPLPPHQPHEGGGEEEARGDSGERGGDGAFYLNPCRQRPGAGRELSASAQRLHSPDGERGSGPGTSSELMTRGDRDAVGAPPWLGAPPAPAWSPAGVHGSKTVAAEKAGIGPPAASACSGALSTAEAPVAPGAEDSTLPAWMRLYFYGMHGITLDVLISSARGFLHSPDLKMLGFSTPYHCLLHSLTQFALEKVYLQRRRCPSTFAFNFLLYPSAHLGLQTLVGKALLLISHGGRQLGEAAPGALDLALQYVLAVYYSQVFLKRFLRLRYRRPQPQPQWRGPPPLSGSRTAAAPSTGRPRPRGAGVIGGAPSQGLPDLLRFLFFGMHGFLDEIFFTFFFNLLEQEDGAINGHTSLWSFLMYGSCSFVVEKLYFYLHYRRGWGTCKRIPIYVLFIYTWELSWGLGLRMCGGCSWDYSHYPLNFMGLITLMYLPGWIFLSFYQDLLSNVLWRVQYIPTK, via the coding sequence ATGCAGCCGCTCCCGCCGCACCAGCCGCacgaaggaggaggagaagaagaagcaaGAGGAGACTCGGGGGAGCGAGGAGGAGATGGAGCTTTCTACCTTAACCCCTGCAGGCAGCGGCCAGGAGCTGGCCGGGAGCTCTCCGCCTCGGCCCAACGGCTCCATTCACCCGATGGCGAGAGAGGCTCTGGGCCAGGCACTTCTTCGGAACTGATGACCCGCGGCGACAGAGATGCAGTGGGAGCTCCTCCGTGGCTCGGGGCGCCCCCAGCACCGGCCTGGAGCCCCGCTGGAGTCCACGGCAGCAAGACTGTCGCGGCCGAGAAAGCGGGGATCGGGCCCCCGGCTGCTTCAGCTTGCTCGGGGGCGCTGTCCACTGCTGAAGCCCCAGTGGCTCCTGGGGCCGAAGACTCCACACTGCCAGCCTGGATGCGCCTCTACTTCTACGGGATGCACGGCATCACCTTGGACGTGCTCATTTCCTCGGCTCGGGGTTTCCTCCACAGCCCCGACCTGAAGATGCTGGGCTTCTCCACCCCCTACCACTGTCTGCTGCACTCGCTCACCCAGTTCGCCCTGGAGAAAGTCTACCTGCAGCGGCGCCGCTGTCCCAGTACCTTCGCCTTTAATTTCCTCTTGTACCCCTCGGCCCACTTGGGGCTGCAGACCTTGGTGGGCAAGGCGCTGCTGCTGATAAGCCACGGGGGGCGGCAGTTGGGCGAAGCGGCGCCGGGAGCGCTGGATCTGGCTCTCCAGTATGTGCTGGCAGTCTATTACTCCCAAGTGTTTCTCAAGAGGTTCCTGCGCTTGCGGTACCGCCGCCCGCAGCCGCAGCCACAGTGGCGCGGCCCCCCTCCGCTGTCCGGCTCTCGGACAGCTGCGGCGCCCAGCACCGGGCGGCCGCGGCCCCGGGGCGCCGGGGTGATCGGAGGAGCTCCCAGCCAGGGTCTCCCCGACCTTCTCCGCTTTCTCTTCTTCGGGATGCACGGTTTCCTAGATGagatctttttcactttcttcttcaaCCTTCTGGAACAGGAGGACGGGGCCATCAACGGCCACACTTCGCTCTGGTCTTTTTTAATGTACGGCAGCTGCAGCTTCGTGGTGGAAAAGCTATACTTCTACCTTCACTACCGCCGAGGCTGGGGGACCTGTAAGAGGATTCCCATCTACGTTCTCTTCATCTACACGTGGGAATTGTCTTGGGGACTGGGACTTCGCATGTGTGGGGGCTGCTCGTGGGACTACTCTCACTATCCATTGAATTTCATGGGACTCATCACCCTGATGTATTTGCCGGGTTGGATATTTCTTAGCTTCTACCAGGACTTGCTGTCCAATGTGTTGTGGCGTGTACAATATATACCAACTAAATGA